Proteins from a single region of Dyadobacter fanqingshengii:
- a CDS encoding phosphopantetheine-binding protein, with amino-acid sequence MDIESLKPIIKGQIVQYLNLLDINPQDIKDDEPLFGGDLGLDSIDSLELVVLLEREYGIKITNPAEGRKILVDVNHMAEYILANTKTA; translated from the coding sequence ATGGACATAGAAAGTTTAAAACCCATTATCAAAGGTCAGATAGTCCAGTATTTGAATTTGTTAGACATTAATCCGCAAGACATTAAGGATGATGAACCACTTTTCGGTGGCGATCTGGGATTGGATTCGATCGATTCGCTGGAATTGGTCGTGCTTCTTGAAAGAGAATATGGCATCAAAATAACCAACCCGGCCGAAGGAAGGAAAATCCTTGTAGATGTGAACCACATGGCTGAATATATTTTGGCAAATACCAAAACCGCCTGA
- a CDS encoding beta-ketoacyl-[acyl-carrier-protein] synthase family protein, with protein MKRVLVTGMGIISAIGENLTENHASLRQGKTGIAQAAHFESRYAALLPFGECVSGNEHLKALLNLADSTGYTRTDLLASKAFAEAITDAKLSQEQISSFDTALISATTVGGMCLTDQLYEDANLKTSGSEYLEAYSCAAHTIKLLEKYKIRGFSDTINTACSSSANAILMGARLIRSGRAKRVIVGGVDSLAKYTVNGFNSLKILSPEACKPFDENRDGLNLGEAAAYLVLEGEEVVGDKKVYAEVAGYGNANDAHHPSAMSDEATGAIRSMQEAVASAGIGFDRIDYVNAHGTGTPNNDAVELFGMSQLFDTIPPFNSTKSYTGHTLGAAGAVEAIFSILSIVHNEIFASLHVKTPMSSHNARPVSAYTSDKKLSYALSNSFGFGGNCTSLVFLKQ; from the coding sequence ATGAAACGGGTGCTGGTGACCGGAATGGGCATTATTTCTGCTATTGGGGAAAACCTTACGGAAAATCACGCCAGTTTGCGCCAGGGAAAAACAGGCATTGCCCAAGCTGCCCATTTTGAATCGCGTTATGCTGCATTGCTGCCATTTGGCGAATGTGTATCCGGCAATGAGCATCTGAAAGCGTTATTGAACTTAGCAGATAGCACCGGTTATACCCGGACAGACCTGCTTGCCAGCAAAGCATTTGCCGAAGCGATCACAGATGCAAAGCTCTCACAGGAACAAATTTCATCATTTGACACCGCATTGATTTCCGCAACAACCGTGGGCGGAATGTGCCTCACAGACCAACTTTACGAGGATGCCAACCTGAAAACGAGCGGTTCAGAATATCTGGAAGCTTACAGTTGTGCAGCTCACACCATTAAATTGCTTGAAAAATATAAGATCAGGGGATTTTCCGATACCATTAACACCGCTTGTTCTTCCTCTGCCAATGCTATTTTAATGGGCGCCCGACTTATCAGATCAGGACGTGCGAAACGGGTGATTGTGGGCGGCGTCGACAGTTTGGCCAAATACACGGTCAATGGTTTCAATTCGCTTAAAATTCTTTCGCCAGAGGCATGCAAACCATTTGATGAAAACCGGGACGGGCTGAATCTGGGCGAAGCGGCGGCATATCTGGTGCTGGAAGGGGAGGAAGTCGTAGGTGATAAAAAGGTTTACGCAGAAGTGGCAGGTTACGGCAACGCGAATGATGCACATCACCCCTCTGCTATGTCGGATGAGGCCACGGGCGCCATTCGGTCTATGCAGGAAGCCGTTGCGTCAGCAGGAATTGGCTTCGATCGCATTGACTACGTTAATGCGCACGGAACCGGGACGCCTAATAATGATGCGGTGGAGCTTTTCGGGATGAGCCAGTTATTTGATACAATTCCCCCATTCAATTCCACAAAATCCTACACGGGGCACACATTGGGCGCTGCAGGAGCGGTGGAGGCGATTTTTAGTATTTTGAGCATTGTGCATAATGAGATCTTCGCCAGCTTACATGTAAAAACGCCTATGAGCTCACACAATGCGAGGCCTGTTTCTGCATATACGTCAGACAAAAAATTGAGCTACGCACTTTCCAACTCATTCGGCTTCGGCGGGAACTGCACTTCCCTGGTTTTTTTGAAGCAATAA
- the scpA gene encoding methylmalonyl-CoA mutase, producing MKPDFKHIKPIQTDSSSQQEQTSRVVLTSEGIRLKGFYSENDLVGAEHLAFGAGNPPFVRGPYASMYLERPWTIRQYAGFSTAADSNAFYKRNLAAGQKGLSVAFDLATHRGYDSDHPRVTGDVGKAGVAIDSVEDMKMLFDQIPLDQMSVSMTMNGAVIPIMAFFIVAAQEQGVSPEMLSGTIQNDILKEFMVRNTYIYPPAASMRIVGDIFAYTSQFMPKFNSISISGYHMHEAGAPAHIELAYTLADGLEYIRTGLEAGIRIDDFAPRLSFFWGIGMNHFMEIAKMRAGRLLWAKIVNQFNPENEKSLALRTHCQTSGYSLTEQDPYNNVARTTIEAMAAVMGHTQSLHTNSLDEAMALPTDFSARIARNTQLFIQYETDLCKAVDPWGGSYYVEYLTKELTEKAWQLIEEVEKLGGMTKAIETGLPKMRIEEAAAKKQARIDSGKDIIVGINKFKTGSKDTFDILQIDNQAVRLSQIASLEKIKKERDSGAVANALNNITAACKQKGGKDMSVNLLALAIEAARKRATLGEISDAMEKEFGRYKSTIRSVSGVYQAEASDDENFRTALELSDQFAEMEGRRARILVAKMGQDGHDRGAKVIATSFADLGFDVDIGPLFQTPQEVARQAAENDVHVIGASSLAAGHKTLIPELISELKNIGRADIMVIAGGVIPAQDYQFLYDAGVKGIFGPGTIISIAAQKILKELMQP from the coding sequence ATGAAACCGGATTTCAAGCACATTAAGCCCATACAGACAGATAGTTCTTCACAACAAGAACAAACCAGCAGGGTTGTGCTCACTTCGGAGGGGATCAGGTTGAAGGGTTTTTACAGTGAAAATGATCTCGTAGGAGCTGAACATCTGGCATTTGGTGCCGGGAATCCGCCTTTCGTACGTGGTCCCTATGCCAGCATGTATCTGGAACGCCCGTGGACCATTCGCCAATATGCGGGTTTTTCGACCGCCGCTGATTCCAACGCCTTTTACAAAAGAAACCTCGCTGCGGGTCAGAAAGGGCTTTCCGTTGCATTCGACCTGGCCACGCATCGCGGATATGATTCCGATCACCCGCGTGTCACGGGCGACGTGGGCAAAGCTGGTGTGGCAATTGATTCTGTGGAGGATATGAAGATGCTTTTCGATCAGATCCCTCTGGATCAAATGTCCGTGTCCATGACCATGAATGGTGCGGTGATTCCGATTATGGCATTTTTTATCGTAGCCGCTCAGGAGCAGGGCGTATCGCCCGAAATGCTGTCCGGGACTATACAGAATGACATTTTGAAGGAATTTATGGTGCGGAACACTTATATATACCCGCCTGCCGCTTCCATGCGCATTGTGGGCGATATTTTTGCATATACTTCGCAATTCATGCCCAAGTTCAACTCCATCAGCATCAGCGGTTATCACATGCATGAGGCGGGCGCACCGGCGCACATTGAGCTTGCATATACGCTCGCAGACGGTCTGGAATACATTCGTACGGGCTTGGAAGCGGGCATCAGGATTGATGATTTTGCGCCGAGGCTTTCTTTTTTCTGGGGCATCGGGATGAATCATTTTATGGAAATAGCCAAAATGCGCGCCGGAAGGCTCCTTTGGGCTAAGATTGTAAATCAATTCAATCCTGAGAACGAGAAATCATTAGCATTAAGGACACATTGCCAAACGAGTGGTTACAGCCTCACAGAACAGGATCCCTATAACAATGTAGCCCGGACGACCATTGAAGCCATGGCTGCGGTCATGGGGCACACGCAATCGCTGCATACCAACTCCCTGGACGAGGCCATGGCACTACCAACCGATTTTTCTGCCCGCATTGCCCGAAATACGCAGCTTTTCATTCAATATGAGACGGATCTTTGCAAGGCAGTGGATCCTTGGGGCGGTTCCTATTATGTGGAATATTTGACAAAAGAACTCACGGAAAAAGCCTGGCAACTGATTGAGGAAGTGGAAAAGCTCGGCGGCATGACGAAAGCCATTGAAACCGGACTTCCGAAAATGCGCATTGAAGAAGCTGCCGCGAAAAAGCAGGCGCGTATCGATTCGGGCAAAGATATCATTGTAGGGATCAATAAGTTTAAAACAGGAAGCAAAGACACATTTGACATTCTCCAAATTGATAATCAGGCAGTTCGCTTATCGCAGATTGCATCTCTGGAAAAAATCAAAAAGGAACGCGATTCCGGTGCTGTGGCAAATGCGCTGAACAACATTACTGCCGCCTGCAAGCAAAAAGGAGGAAAGGATATGTCAGTCAATTTGCTGGCATTGGCCATTGAAGCAGCACGTAAAAGGGCTACATTAGGAGAAATTTCGGATGCGATGGAAAAAGAATTCGGACGTTATAAATCTACCATTCGTTCTGTTTCAGGAGTTTATCAGGCAGAGGCTTCTGATGACGAAAATTTTCGTACAGCATTGGAGTTGTCGGACCAGTTTGCCGAAATGGAAGGCAGAAGGGCGAGAATATTAGTCGCCAAAATGGGTCAGGACGGGCATGATCGCGGGGCAAAAGTAATTGCTACAAGTTTTGCAGACCTCGGCTTTGACGTTGACATTGGCCCCCTTTTCCAAACACCACAAGAAGTGGCGAGGCAAGCCGCCGAGAATGATGTGCACGTTATCGGCGCGTCCAGCCTTGCGGCTGGCCATAAAACGCTCATCCCCGAACTCATATCAGAATTGAAAAATATCGGTCGTGCCGATATTATGGTGATTGCGGGCGGTGTAATTCCTGCCCAGGATTACCAATTTCTTTATGATGCAGGCGTAAAAGGCATTTTTGGCCCGGGAACCATTATTTCCATTGCTGCCCAGAAGATTTTGAAGGAACTCATGCAGCCCTAG